From a single Vibrio chagasii genomic region:
- a CDS encoding TRAP transporter substrate-binding protein yields MSRTGKILAIGGVFVASIIGAAIATNSQGNSQSSIAAGESQVQTLRFSMSSNNKHPIYDGAAKFKEIVEKFTELKVDIYPSAQLGDDRAAIEMLQLGTLDVSIPSTGPLANFYPEYNVFDLPFMITSEDVADKVLRSEFSDDMLKRLESKGLVGLDFWENGFRHLTNSQHAVRTIEDVKGLKIRTMESPLHLDAWNAMGATPTPMAFNELFTALQQGTVDGQENPYPNIALNNLFEVQETISNTGHVYTPLALIVSQATWNKLSRHDQRVLRQAAIDAGDYERQVNRRVNQESLDVIKKNMEVVTLTPEALVGFQEATKPVIEKYTPIIGKDVVSAFQEQIKKAESELATQ; encoded by the coding sequence ATGTCTAGAACAGGAAAAATTCTAGCCATTGGTGGGGTGTTTGTCGCCTCAATCATTGGTGCAGCAATTGCTACTAACTCTCAAGGAAATAGCCAATCGAGTATTGCGGCTGGTGAATCTCAAGTTCAAACACTGCGTTTCAGCATGAGCTCTAATAACAAACACCCAATTTATGATGGTGCTGCTAAATTCAAAGAAATCGTTGAAAAATTTACCGAACTGAAGGTGGATATATACCCCTCAGCACAGTTAGGTGATGATCGTGCAGCCATTGAAATGTTGCAGTTAGGTACACTTGATGTATCTATTCCATCAACAGGTCCGCTTGCTAATTTCTACCCAGAATACAATGTGTTCGACCTACCTTTTATGATCACCAGCGAAGATGTAGCTGACAAAGTTCTCCGAAGCGAGTTTTCTGACGATATGTTGAAAAGACTAGAGTCTAAAGGCTTAGTCGGACTAGATTTCTGGGAAAATGGTTTTCGCCATCTTACCAATTCTCAGCATGCAGTTAGAACGATTGAAGATGTTAAAGGCTTAAAGATACGAACAATGGAGAGTCCACTTCACTTGGACGCATGGAATGCGATGGGCGCAACGCCAACACCAATGGCGTTCAACGAACTGTTCACAGCGCTACAACAAGGTACCGTTGACGGGCAAGAAAACCCATATCCGAATATCGCATTAAACAACTTGTTCGAAGTACAAGAAACTATTTCAAACACCGGCCATGTATACACACCCTTAGCCCTAATTGTTAGCCAAGCTACATGGAACAAGCTAAGCCGTCACGACCAAAGAGTCTTGCGCCAAGCAGCAATTGATGCTGGCGACTACGAGCGCCAGGTTAACCGTCGAGTAAACCAAGAAAGCTTGGATGTTATTAAGAAAAACATGGAAGTCGTAACCCTGACACCTGAAGCTCTGGTTGGTTTCCAAGAAGCGACTAAACCAGTTATTGAGAAATACACACCAATCATTGGTAAAGATGTTGTATCCGCTTTCCAAGAGCAAATTAAAAAAGCAGAAAGTGAATTAGCAACTCAGTAA
- a CDS encoding LysR substrate-binding domain-containing protein, with protein sequence MDKLTSMKVYVYVVEQGSFRSAANHFNLSATMISKHIHHLESSLNSQLIHRTTRKQSLTDSGQLYYRECKRILEDISNAENLIQTLENQPQGTVKINCPVTYGNKVLAPIVAKFLANNPTINVELVLNNDLVDPYSSDIDLIVRIGDLSDSSLVARYLGDYEMCYCAAPEYLNQHAEIRVLEDLAQHPSLGFSYSSRRDVNGRDTQLRNTQNSEPPLLAPKNQQAAHSTGNKGQVRLMSNNGDVLRYAALQGVGVLLQPTILIAEEIERGALLEILPGMAPLPKPIHLLYKTKQLSLKNRTFVEFLLAELSK encoded by the coding sequence ATGGATAAGTTAACTAGCATGAAAGTCTACGTTTACGTGGTGGAGCAAGGTAGCTTTCGTAGTGCCGCCAACCACTTCAATCTATCGGCGACCATGATCAGTAAACATATCCATCATCTTGAATCGAGCCTTAACTCTCAGCTGATTCATCGCACTACGCGTAAGCAGTCTTTAACCGATTCGGGGCAGCTCTACTATCGAGAATGTAAACGAATTCTGGAAGACATCAGCAATGCTGAAAATCTAATTCAAACCTTAGAAAACCAACCTCAAGGCACGGTCAAAATAAACTGCCCAGTGACCTATGGGAACAAGGTGCTAGCCCCGATAGTGGCGAAGTTCCTTGCCAATAATCCGACAATTAATGTCGAGCTCGTACTGAACAACGATCTTGTTGATCCCTACTCTTCCGATATTGATTTAATTGTGCGAATTGGTGACCTGTCTGACTCCAGTTTAGTCGCCAGATATTTAGGTGATTACGAGATGTGTTACTGCGCAGCGCCTGAATACCTAAACCAGCATGCAGAAATTCGTGTATTAGAAGATCTCGCACAGCACCCATCGCTTGGATTTAGTTACAGCAGCCGTCGTGATGTGAATGGTCGTGATACCCAACTACGCAATACCCAAAACAGTGAGCCGCCACTCCTAGCCCCTAAGAACCAACAAGCAGCACATAGTACGGGGAATAAAGGTCAAGTGCGTTTGATGTCGAACAATGGGGATGTATTGCGATATGCGGCCCTACAAGGCGTAGGTGTGTTGTTACAGCCAACTATCTTAATCGCAGAAGAGATTGAACGTGGTGCTCTGTTAGAAATATTACCTGGTATGGCACCTTTGCCCAAGCCGATTCATCTACTCTACAAAACCAAGCAGCTTTCTCTGAAAAACAGAACCTTTGTCGAGTTCTTGTTAGCCGAGCTTTCTAAATAG
- a CDS encoding Gfo/Idh/MocA family oxidoreductase, with protein sequence MKWGILGTSFISGVMADAIKGDTESELYAVAGRTEKTLNEFAEQYQPTRTFNSYEALIEDESVDIIYIALPNHVHHEYVIKAAQKGKAILCEKSLSVDMEKTEQALQAVKEAGVFFAEGLMYLNHPLIAKLHQELATGEIGEVRSIQGSYVAAIDQFVNPESKGALYNLGCYPMSLIHSVTQHQFGESVFNDVQISAIGRRGQDGNICESSAMMRFNDHFTAQIHTAEDHGLKHGFTILGNKGCITLDTNPWLPTEENTFTVEIYETSKREVKVEAQGDGFHYQVRNIRQAVEQGDTQLTAPMATHQDSRVIMKLLTDWEQAAG encoded by the coding sequence ATGAAATGGGGAATTCTAGGAACTAGCTTTATCTCTGGCGTTATGGCGGATGCGATTAAAGGTGATACTGAAAGTGAACTATATGCCGTTGCAGGTCGCACAGAGAAAACACTCAATGAGTTTGCCGAGCAATACCAACCAACACGAACCTTCAATAGCTATGAAGCCCTGATTGAAGATGAGTCGGTCGACATTATCTACATCGCGCTACCTAACCATGTTCACCACGAATATGTGATTAAAGCCGCTCAAAAAGGCAAAGCGATTCTGTGTGAAAAGTCGTTGTCGGTCGATATGGAAAAAACCGAACAAGCACTACAAGCGGTGAAAGAAGCGGGCGTATTCTTCGCAGAAGGTTTGATGTACTTAAATCACCCATTGATCGCCAAGCTTCATCAAGAACTGGCAACTGGTGAAATTGGTGAAGTACGCTCAATTCAAGGCTCTTACGTGGCGGCGATTGACCAGTTTGTGAATCCAGAAAGTAAAGGTGCATTGTACAACCTAGGTTGTTACCCAATGTCACTGATTCACTCTGTCACGCAACACCAGTTTGGTGAGAGCGTGTTTAATGACGTGCAGATCTCAGCCATTGGCCGACGTGGTCAAGATGGCAATATCTGCGAATCATCGGCGATGATGCGCTTCAACGACCACTTCACCGCGCAAATCCATACTGCAGAAGACCACGGCTTAAAGCATGGTTTTACGATTTTAGGCAACAAAGGCTGTATCACTCTCGACACTAACCCATGGTTACCGACCGAAGAGAACACATTTACAGTAGAGATCTATGAAACGTCGAAACGCGAAGTGAAAGTCGAAGCGCAAGGTGACGGCTTCCATTATCAAGTGCGCAATATTCGCCAAGCAGTCGAGCAAGGCGATACGCAACTCACAGCGCCAATGGCAACTCATCAAGACTCTCGCGTAATCATGAAGTTACTGACTGATTGGGAACAAGCGGCGGGCTAA
- a CDS encoding Fis family transcriptional regulator, whose amino-acid sequence MRKSDKKIENQIRDVLTDVCEDTLKGYDGFLWVTHTVNFSSFPQSLKIVCVFDSNQDRTNFLEADGQQQVASVIQSAFNQGGIKLKNIDKHLSFDTQENYDRDHQGKWNLRL is encoded by the coding sequence ATGCGTAAATCAGACAAGAAGATCGAAAATCAAATTAGAGATGTGCTAACTGACGTTTGTGAAGATACGTTGAAAGGCTATGACGGTTTTCTTTGGGTGACTCATACGGTCAATTTTTCTTCCTTTCCACAAAGCTTAAAAATCGTTTGTGTGTTCGATAGCAATCAAGATAGAACGAATTTCTTAGAGGCTGATGGTCAACAACAAGTGGCTTCCGTTATTCAAAGCGCATTCAATCAGGGTGGGATTAAGCTGAAAAACATTGATAAGCACTTAAGCTTCGATACACAAGAAAATTACGACCGTGACCACCAAGGTAAGTGGAATTTAAGGCTGTAA
- a CDS encoding mandelate racemase/muconate lactonizing enzyme family protein — protein MKIIDVIPHAISVPLETPFYFAQGWVHNRSSMIIEIVTDEGVIGFGEALCHGLQSPHIAAAFVEHTFKPFLLGRSPFDVEVLWEEMYNVTRPYGQGGSAVNAISGVDIALWDVIGKALNKPIHSLIGGAFRKEVTPYATGFYRIADAKYPEAAIEEAHRYVDGGFEAFKLKIGFGVEEDIAFIRSIREAVGNDVKIMADANGAYNAAAARRIIKETEEFNLYFLEELLAPEDITGYQEIKNLSKTYIAAGEQLFGKMGYRPWLEQRALDVIQPDLCSSGGITECKKIAAMAQANHTMMIPHVWGSGIGIAASLQFIASLPSSPLSLNPIEPMLEFDQSSHPFRKDLICDGIKMQNGKVQISTKPGIGVDVNTDIIKQYKVN, from the coding sequence GTGAAAATTATTGATGTCATTCCACACGCAATCTCAGTTCCACTTGAGACACCGTTTTACTTTGCTCAGGGCTGGGTTCATAACCGTAGCTCAATGATCATTGAAATTGTTACCGATGAAGGAGTTATCGGTTTTGGTGAGGCCTTGTGTCATGGACTGCAAAGCCCACACATCGCTGCTGCATTTGTCGAGCATACCTTTAAGCCATTTCTACTTGGACGTAGTCCGTTCGACGTAGAGGTACTTTGGGAAGAGATGTACAACGTGACTCGTCCATATGGTCAAGGTGGTTCTGCAGTAAACGCGATCAGCGGTGTTGATATTGCCCTGTGGGATGTCATTGGTAAGGCTCTCAATAAACCGATCCACTCCCTCATAGGTGGTGCATTCCGCAAGGAAGTCACCCCTTATGCTACAGGCTTCTATCGTATTGCAGACGCAAAATACCCAGAAGCCGCGATCGAAGAAGCACACCGTTATGTCGATGGTGGCTTTGAAGCCTTCAAGCTTAAGATTGGATTCGGTGTAGAGGAAGATATCGCCTTCATTCGTTCAATTCGCGAAGCCGTCGGTAATGACGTGAAAATCATGGCAGATGCTAATGGTGCTTACAACGCGGCTGCAGCACGTCGCATCATCAAGGAAACAGAAGAATTCAATCTGTATTTCTTGGAAGAACTATTGGCACCTGAAGATATCACTGGCTACCAAGAAATCAAAAACCTCTCTAAAACTTATATCGCCGCTGGTGAACAACTATTCGGAAAGATGGGATACCGCCCTTGGCTTGAACAGAGAGCACTCGATGTTATTCAACCTGACTTATGTTCTTCAGGCGGTATCACGGAATGTAAAAAGATTGCAGCAATGGCACAAGCAAACCACACCATGATGATTCCACACGTGTGGGGTTCTGGCATTGGTATTGCGGCTTCTTTGCAGTTTATTGCTTCACTACCAAGCTCACCACTATCACTCAACCCTATCGAGCCAATGCTTGAGTTTGACCAGTCTTCACACCCATTCCGCAAAGATCTCATTTGCGATGGCATCAAGATGCAAAACGGCAAGGTACAAATTTCTACCAAACCGGGCATAGGCGTAGATGTGAATACTGACATCATCAAGCAATACAAAGTTAACTAA
- a CDS encoding antibiotic biosynthesis monooxygenase, with translation MPQTNETIFVTAELKIKTNIEREAAVEAIEQFCLDMQSEPGCLQAIATYDSSQHDRVILLEQYANREAINQHFGMPHTQAFIERDITELVQAFETHKKEI, from the coding sequence ATGCCTCAAACAAACGAAACTATCTTTGTTACTGCCGAACTTAAAATTAAAACCAACATTGAACGTGAGGCTGCGGTTGAAGCCATCGAACAGTTTTGCCTAGATATGCAGAGCGAACCGGGCTGCCTACAAGCGATTGCAACGTATGACTCAAGCCAACACGACCGAGTGATCTTGCTTGAGCAATACGCTAACCGTGAAGCCATTAACCAGCACTTTGGAATGCCTCATACGCAAGCATTTATCGAGCGTGATATAACAGAATTAGTACAAGCCTTTGAAACTCATAAGAAGGAGATCTAA
- a CDS encoding 2-dehydro-3-deoxygalactonokinase has translation MNQKNTISWLILDWGTTNFRAFAMDEKGKVVDKTERKMGLLQVEDGAFATELESLLSKWLGDYQHLPIYMAGMVGSAQGWVNVPYVSTPTNVESLAQNTHQFELPWGATATIVPGVSHCDEHGNYDVMRGEEVQLFGLLELAGKPTLEAAFPGTHSKHANIEAGKLVSFSTYMTGELFSALSTHTILGRGLPEQVSSNAAFVKGVKESSNSSITNQLFKTRTHRLFGNLEENEVFDYLSGLLIGNEVRELHQESIYLVGGKALSERYDQACRQLDKTTEYVNGDDTFIAGMLKIKEAMNHDK, from the coding sequence ATGAATCAAAAAAACACAATCAGTTGGCTAATTCTGGACTGGGGAACGACAAACTTTCGTGCCTTTGCCATGGATGAAAAAGGAAAGGTCGTTGATAAAACAGAACGAAAGATGGGACTACTTCAAGTTGAGGATGGTGCCTTTGCAACCGAACTTGAATCATTACTAAGTAAGTGGCTTGGCGATTACCAACACTTACCAATTTATATGGCTGGCATGGTTGGCTCTGCACAAGGTTGGGTTAACGTCCCGTATGTTTCCACTCCAACTAATGTGGAATCCTTGGCTCAAAACACCCACCAATTCGAGCTTCCTTGGGGGGCAACAGCAACCATCGTTCCGGGTGTCAGCCATTGTGATGAACATGGCAACTACGACGTAATGCGGGGCGAAGAAGTTCAGTTATTTGGACTTCTAGAGTTAGCAGGAAAACCAACGCTTGAAGCAGCCTTTCCGGGTACTCACAGCAAACACGCAAATATTGAAGCGGGTAAGTTGGTCTCGTTTTCAACCTACATGACCGGAGAGCTTTTTTCCGCACTGTCAACACACACCATCCTAGGACGTGGCTTACCTGAACAAGTCAGCTCTAACGCTGCTTTTGTAAAAGGGGTAAAAGAAAGCTCGAACTCGTCAATTACCAATCAACTCTTCAAAACCAGAACACACCGTCTGTTCGGCAATCTAGAAGAAAATGAAGTGTTTGATTACTTATCAGGGCTGTTAATCGGCAACGAAGTGCGAGAACTGCATCAAGAGAGCATCTACTTAGTAGGCGGAAAAGCCCTATCAGAACGCTATGACCAAGCATGTCGTCAACTGGATAAAACAACCGAATACGTGAATGGCGATGACACTTTCATCGCTGGAATGTTAAAAATTAAAGAGGCAATGAACCATGACAAATAA
- a CDS encoding TRAP transporter small permease: MLNWLDKYFENTIAVILLVIMTAAIFLQVVSRTFDYSIAWTEELARYCFIWLVYIGISFAVAKKSHIKIEAISMLIDDKEKKYLSLFSDCVFLIFSVVILFKSTQMVEHLYQLGQTSPALGLPMWIVYLAGPVGFALTTLRLIQQMVSTTDDIKAAK; encoded by the coding sequence ATGTTGAATTGGTTAGACAAGTATTTTGAAAATACGATAGCCGTAATACTGCTCGTTATTATGACGGCAGCAATATTCTTACAAGTAGTATCCAGAACATTCGATTATTCAATTGCTTGGACTGAAGAATTAGCTCGCTACTGTTTCATTTGGCTAGTTTATATCGGCATCAGTTTTGCCGTTGCAAAAAAGAGCCATATTAAAATTGAAGCGATATCTATGTTAATTGACGACAAAGAAAAGAAGTACCTAAGCCTATTCTCAGATTGTGTATTTTTGATTTTCTCCGTCGTGATCTTATTTAAATCCACACAAATGGTAGAACACCTCTATCAGTTGGGACAAACATCGCCAGCGCTTGGGCTACCGATGTGGATAGTTTACTTAGCTGGTCCAGTAGGATTTGCACTTACGACTCTCAGATTGATTCAACAGATGGTCTCGACCACTGACGACATCAAAGCAGCGAAATAA
- a CDS encoding TRAP transporter large permease, with product MSVFILFATFALLVIASVPIAISLGMATLLTIISTGTLSVDFLVSTLITSVDSFPIMAVPFFILAGDIMGSGGISQRLVNFANSLVKNITGGFAIASIITCMFFAAISGSGPATVAAVGGIMIPAMIKYGYDKGFATAVVTAAGAIGVMIPPSIPMVMYGVSAGVSIGDLFIAGIIPGVLVSLCLMAWAYIYSKKKGYKGSDEPFSWKEVWVQFKHAQLALLIPVIILGGIYGGIFTPTEASVVAVVYGLVVSLFAYKEITFKDLPQIFTKSVITSVIVLLIVGTATAFGKYLALEQIPTQIANAMLEFSDSKVIFIILMVALLLVVGCFMETVAAIIILTPILVPVAMLFGFNPVHIGIIMVVTLAIGFITPPLGLNLFVGSSVSGVSVEKLSKAIIPFFLAMMFALTLIVFIPQISLVLI from the coding sequence ATGTCAGTATTTATTTTGTTTGCGACATTCGCACTGCTCGTTATTGCCTCTGTACCTATTGCTATCTCACTAGGTATGGCAACGCTGCTCACTATTATTTCGACGGGTACGCTAAGCGTTGATTTCCTTGTGAGTACCTTAATCACGTCTGTTGATTCGTTTCCAATCATGGCAGTGCCATTTTTCATTCTGGCAGGTGACATCATGGGCAGCGGTGGTATCTCGCAGCGTTTGGTGAACTTTGCTAACTCACTGGTAAAAAACATCACAGGTGGCTTCGCGATTGCTTCGATCATTACATGTATGTTCTTCGCTGCTATCTCTGGCTCAGGCCCAGCAACGGTTGCAGCCGTCGGTGGCATCATGATCCCTGCGATGATCAAATACGGTTATGACAAAGGCTTTGCAACTGCGGTTGTTACTGCAGCAGGCGCGATTGGTGTAATGATTCCGCCAAGCATTCCTATGGTGATGTACGGTGTATCTGCTGGCGTTTCCATTGGTGATTTGTTCATTGCAGGCATCATCCCTGGCGTCTTGGTGTCACTGTGCTTGATGGCGTGGGCATACATCTACTCAAAGAAGAAAGGCTACAAAGGGTCAGACGAACCGTTTAGCTGGAAAGAAGTATGGGTTCAGTTTAAGCATGCTCAGTTAGCACTACTCATTCCTGTGATCATTCTAGGCGGTATCTACGGCGGTATATTCACTCCAACAGAGGCGAGTGTCGTAGCTGTAGTCTATGGCCTGGTAGTAAGTCTATTTGCCTACAAAGAAATAACCTTCAAAGACTTGCCGCAAATCTTCACTAAATCTGTGATTACTTCAGTGATTGTATTGTTGATTGTGGGTACAGCGACCGCGTTTGGTAAGTACTTAGCGCTTGAACAAATCCCGACGCAGATTGCTAACGCTATGCTGGAGTTTTCGGATAGCAAAGTAATTTTCATTATTTTAATGGTGGCACTGCTACTTGTCGTTGGCTGTTTCATGGAGACAGTTGCTGCAATCATTATCCTGACGCCTATTCTGGTTCCTGTGGCCATGTTATTCGGTTTCAACCCAGTTCATATCGGCATCATCATGGTAGTAACTCTGGCTATCGGGTTTATCACGCCTCCTCTAGGTCTAAACTTATTTGTCGGCTCAAGTGTTTCTGGGGTCTCTGTTGAGAAGCTCTCAAAAGCAATTATTCCGTTCTTCCTAGCCATGATGTTTGCACTAACACTGATTGTATTTATTCCCCAGATCTCTCTGGTTCTGATTTAA
- a CDS encoding IclR family transcriptional regulator translates to MSKLQGNQALVKAIAVIDSIAEGNRQLKDVCEHLELPKSTVHRIIQGLIEARYIREVKGIGLVLGTKMIQLGIRAQQDMPLKEIAKPFLRELAARTKDTVHLGIKDEDQIFYLDKIPGERAIQLRSQVGDRLPMSATGIGKALMIDMPKMEWIRLISSQTNHDVDSMLKRMNEYSKYDYSYDLEDNEDLVRCVAVPIRNKYNNIIAAISVTSIKEYMSDERMTELIPVITEYCQKISKQLN, encoded by the coding sequence ATGAGCAAATTACAGGGTAATCAAGCATTGGTTAAAGCTATCGCAGTGATCGACTCGATTGCTGAAGGTAATCGACAACTGAAAGATGTATGCGAACATTTAGAGTTACCGAAATCGACCGTGCACAGAATTATCCAAGGGCTAATAGAAGCTCGTTATATCCGTGAAGTTAAAGGAATTGGTCTCGTATTGGGGACTAAGATGATTCAGCTTGGTATCCGTGCTCAGCAGGACATGCCTCTCAAAGAAATTGCTAAGCCATTCCTACGTGAGCTAGCAGCAAGAACAAAAGACACAGTTCATCTAGGCATTAAAGATGAAGACCAAATATTCTACCTAGATAAGATCCCTGGAGAGCGTGCCATTCAACTACGCTCCCAAGTGGGAGACCGACTCCCGATGTCCGCAACAGGGATTGGAAAAGCGTTAATGATTGATATGCCAAAGATGGAGTGGATTCGATTAATTTCATCACAAACTAATCATGACGTTGACTCGATGCTAAAACGAATGAATGAATATTCTAAGTATGACTATAGCTATGACTTAGAAGATAACGAAGATCTTGTGCGCTGTGTTGCCGTGCCAATTAGAAATAAATATAACAATATTATTGCGGCTATCTCAGTAACCAGTATTAAAGAATATATGTCTGACGAGAGAATGACAGAATTAATCCCTGTTATTACTGAATATTGTCAGAAAATATCCAAGCAACTTAATTAA
- a CDS encoding winged helix DNA-binding domain-containing protein, with protein MESLSLGQAQKIVLLSQKLPPKKKRNGGALANTLSAIENLGYVQIDTISVIQRAHHHTLWNRNPDYQLRHLDKLLERREVFEYWSHAAAYLPMRDYRFSLHRKNAFASGKLKHWYKKDEALMAHVLKRIENEGPLMAKDFEGDRPNPGGWGGKPAKQALETLFMQGDLMVPSRVNFHKVYDLTERVVPSGIDTSEPTEQEYIEHLIIRYLEANGVGVASEISYLLKNIKPLIQKTLQQMLEDKRIVKVDVQGADYYVLPDAFELLNQPLSRIKLKILSPFDNLLIQRKRMQSLFNFDYLLECYVPEAKRQFGYFSLPILWQGELVARMDCKVDRKNRLLNIRNLVVEDRIKNHESLIHALSDELKHFMVFNQCDEMVVHNTTPSGLGSYLMSHWQTL; from the coding sequence ATGGAATCACTTTCACTCGGTCAAGCACAAAAAATTGTACTGCTTTCGCAAAAGCTGCCTCCTAAAAAGAAACGTAATGGCGGAGCTTTGGCGAACACGCTGTCTGCGATTGAAAACCTTGGGTATGTGCAAATTGACACTATTTCGGTGATACAGCGAGCCCACCATCATACGCTGTGGAATCGTAATCCAGATTATCAACTTCGCCATCTTGATAAGTTGTTAGAGCGTCGTGAGGTATTTGAGTATTGGTCGCATGCTGCTGCGTATTTACCAATGCGAGATTACCGTTTCAGTTTGCATCGAAAGAACGCGTTCGCAAGCGGTAAGCTGAAGCATTGGTATAAAAAAGACGAGGCCCTCATGGCACATGTTCTCAAACGCATTGAGAACGAAGGGCCATTAATGGCGAAAGATTTTGAAGGCGATAGACCAAACCCCGGTGGATGGGGCGGTAAACCTGCCAAACAGGCGCTAGAAACTTTGTTTATGCAAGGTGACTTAATGGTACCAAGCCGAGTGAACTTTCATAAGGTGTATGACCTAACCGAGCGAGTTGTGCCGAGTGGTATTGATACCTCTGAACCAACGGAACAAGAGTACATTGAGCATCTGATTATTCGTTATTTGGAAGCGAACGGTGTGGGAGTCGCATCGGAAATAAGCTATCTACTCAAGAACATCAAACCATTGATACAGAAGACACTCCAACAGATGCTTGAAGACAAGCGAATAGTGAAAGTGGATGTTCAAGGTGCTGATTACTACGTGTTGCCTGACGCGTTTGAGTTACTGAATCAGCCACTATCACGAATCAAGTTAAAGATACTTTCTCCGTTCGATAATCTGTTGATTCAACGTAAGCGAATGCAATCATTGTTTAACTTTGACTACCTTCTTGAGTGCTATGTTCCTGAAGCCAAGCGCCAGTTTGGTTATTTCAGTTTGCCGATTTTGTGGCAAGGTGAGCTGGTGGCGCGAATGGATTGCAAGGTCGACAGAAAGAATCGTTTACTCAATATTCGTAACTTGGTTGTGGAAGATAGAATCAAAAACCATGAGTCGTTGATTCATGCCTTATCTGATGAGCTTAAACACTTCATGGTGTTCAACCAATGTGATGAGATGGTCGTTCACAATACAACGCCTTCTGGCCTTGGCAGTTACTTGATGAGTCATTGGCAAACGCTTTAA
- a CDS encoding 2-dehydro-3-deoxy-6-phosphogalactonate aldolase: MTNKDFNLSDHLPLVAIIRGVEPVDCIRVTQILIEEGFSMIEVPLNSPDALTSIKMLVEHFGDQYLIGAGTVTTPEKAQAVIDTGANLVVTPNFNEQVVKMSAAAGCVSFPGVVTPTEAFAALAAGATGLKLFPVSMLGLDGFKALKSVLPPEAICLPVGGINPTTESMKPYLDIGAKGFGLGASLYKPGLSDDEIRANAKAFNIAFKTSIAE, translated from the coding sequence ATGACAAATAAAGACTTTAATCTAAGTGATCACCTACCACTCGTTGCCATTATCCGTGGTGTGGAACCAGTAGACTGTATTCGAGTGACACAGATTTTGATTGAAGAAGGCTTCTCAATGATCGAGGTGCCATTGAACTCACCAGACGCACTGACCAGCATTAAAATGTTGGTCGAGCACTTTGGAGACCAATATCTTATTGGTGCAGGTACTGTCACTACACCTGAAAAAGCGCAAGCAGTGATAGATACCGGTGCAAACCTAGTTGTCACACCAAACTTCAACGAACAGGTTGTGAAAATGTCAGCGGCAGCAGGTTGCGTAAGCTTCCCTGGCGTTGTCACTCCGACCGAGGCATTCGCTGCACTTGCGGCTGGTGCGACAGGGTTAAAACTATTCCCAGTATCTATGCTTGGTCTTGATGGTTTTAAAGCACTGAAATCCGTACTGCCTCCAGAAGCAATCTGCTTACCTGTAGGAGGAATCAACCCTACCACCGAGAGCATGAAACCTTACTTGGACATCGGTGCGAAAGGTTTTGGTTTAGGAGCCTCTCTCTACAAGCCTGGCTTATCTGACGACGAGATTCGAGCCAACGCCAAAGCATTCAACATCGCCTTTAAAACGTCTATCGCTGAGTAA